Proteins co-encoded in one Armatimonadota bacterium genomic window:
- the gatA gene encoding Asp-tRNA(Asn)/Glu-tRNA(Gln) amidotransferase subunit GatA translates to MDDLAFASARDLVAAYRAGTVRPSQVVEVALDRIARLDPLLHAFLTVDADGARRAAAAWDARIADGADALPPLAGVPVAIKDNICTRGIPTTCASRILEGWVPPYDATVVARLRDAGAIVLGKTNLDEFAMGSSTEHSAFGPTRNPWDPTRVPGGSSGGSAAAVAAGMVPLALGSDTGGSVRLPAGFCGVVGLKPTYGRVSRYGLVAFASSLDQIGPIARDVADCALLLGVLAGHDPADATSADVPTPDYLAALGEDAAGLRLGVPREAFGEGVAPAVADALREALRVFANLGCDVAEISLPTIDAALPAYYILAPAEASSNLARYDGVRYGLRVPGEDLAAMVAQTRRQGFGAEVQRRIMLGTYALSAGYYEAFYLKAQRARTLVARDFARAFERVDLVVLPVAPTPAFRLGEKADDPLQMYLSDIFTISVNLAGLPGLALPCGMADGLPIGLQLVGRAFDEVTLLRAGYAYEQAAGWARRRPPVG, encoded by the coding sequence ATGGATGATCTGGCCTTCGCCAGCGCCCGGGACCTGGTGGCGGCCTACCGGGCCGGGACGGTGCGGCCCTCGCAGGTCGTGGAGGTCGCCCTGGACCGGATCGCGCGGTTAGATCCGCTCCTCCACGCCTTCCTCACCGTGGACGCCGACGGGGCCCGCCGCGCAGCGGCGGCCTGGGACGCGCGCATCGCGGACGGCGCCGACGCCCTGCCGCCGCTCGCCGGCGTCCCGGTCGCCATCAAGGACAACATCTGCACGCGCGGGATACCCACCACGTGCGCGTCGCGCATCCTGGAAGGGTGGGTCCCGCCGTACGACGCCACGGTGGTGGCGCGCCTGCGGGACGCCGGCGCCATCGTGCTGGGCAAGACCAACCTGGACGAGTTCGCCATGGGCTCGTCGACGGAGCACTCGGCGTTCGGCCCGACCCGCAACCCCTGGGATCCCACCCGCGTGCCGGGCGGATCCTCCGGAGGCTCGGCGGCGGCCGTGGCGGCGGGGATGGTCCCGCTGGCCCTGGGGTCCGACACGGGCGGATCGGTCCGGTTGCCGGCCGGCTTCTGCGGCGTGGTGGGCCTCAAGCCGACCTACGGGCGCGTGTCGCGCTACGGCCTGGTGGCCTTCGCCTCGTCGCTCGACCAGATCGGCCCGATCGCGCGCGACGTGGCCGACTGCGCGCTGCTGCTGGGGGTGCTGGCCGGCCATGACCCCGCCGACGCGACGTCCGCGGACGTGCCGACACCGGACTACCTGGCCGCGCTGGGTGAGGACGCGGCGGGGCTGCGCCTGGGCGTACCCCGGGAGGCCTTCGGCGAGGGCGTGGCCCCCGCCGTGGCTGACGCGCTGCGCGAAGCCCTGCGTGTGTTTGCGAACCTGGGGTGCGACGTCGCGGAGATCAGCCTGCCCACCATCGATGCGGCGCTCCCCGCCTACTACATCCTGGCGCCGGCCGAGGCGTCGTCGAACCTGGCCCGCTACGACGGCGTGCGGTACGGGCTGCGCGTGCCGGGCGAGGACCTGGCCGCCATGGTGGCCCAGACCCGGCGGCAGGGGTTCGGGGCCGAGGTGCAACGCCGGATCATGCTCGGCACCTACGCGCTCTCGGCGGGCTACTACGAGGCGTTCTACCTGAAGGCGCAACGGGCGCGCACGCTGGTGGCCCGCGACTTCGCCCGGGCGTTCGAGCGCGTGGACCTGGTGGTGCTGCCGGTGGCGCCCACGCCGGCGTTCCGCCTGGGCGAAAAGGCCGACGACCCGCTGCAGATGTACCTCTCGGACATCTTCACGATCTCGGTGAACCTGGCGGGGCTGCCGGGCCTGGCGCTCCCCTGCGGCATGGCCGATGGCCTGCCGATCGGGCTGCAGCTCGTCGGCCGGGCCTTCGACGAGGTGACGCTGCTGCGGGCAGGGTACGCCTACGAGCAGGCCGCCGGCTGGGCCCGGCGCCGGCCGCCGGTGGGGTGA
- the gatB gene encoding Asp-tRNA(Asn)/Glu-tRNA(Gln) amidotransferase subunit GatB — protein sequence MARDVAVAYETVIGLEIHVQLLTASKMFCGCAVSFGAPPNTLTCPVCLGLPGALPVVNRAAVELGLRTALALGCRISPHSRFHRKNYFYPDLPKNYQISQYQYADHPPLATDGHLELQTEGGVRTVRIRRVHLEEDTGRLVHPDDPARGSLIDYNRSGVPLMEIVTEPDLRSPAEARDFLVALRRLLQFARISTGRMEEGTLRCDANVSLRRPGSAWGTRTEVKNMNSLRAVERALAFEVARQRAVLEQGGEVVQETRHWDERREVTFASRTKEEAQDYRYFPEPDLVPIVVDEAWLAAIRASLPELPAARRARFVAAYGLSPYDADLLTATPATADLFEQTVARYPAPKTVANWLLGEVAGYLNEHGLELEQVPLSAERLAALLRLIEQGHLSGRMAKEVLVEMLAHDRDPVAIVEARGLRQISDDATLRAVIDRVLAEHPGPVADVRAGKDKALTFLIGQVMRATQGRANPEVVHRLLRERLGRA from the coding sequence GTGGCCCGCGACGTCGCCGTCGCCTACGAGACCGTGATCGGGCTGGAGATCCACGTCCAGCTGCTGACAGCATCCAAGATGTTCTGCGGGTGCGCCGTCAGCTTCGGGGCGCCGCCCAACACGCTGACGTGTCCCGTGTGCCTGGGCCTGCCGGGCGCGTTGCCTGTCGTCAACCGGGCCGCTGTCGAGCTGGGCCTGCGGACCGCGCTGGCCCTGGGCTGCCGGATCAGCCCCCACAGCCGGTTCCACCGGAAGAACTACTTCTACCCCGACCTCCCGAAGAACTACCAGATCTCCCAGTACCAGTACGCCGACCATCCGCCGCTGGCCACCGACGGGCACCTGGAGCTCCAGACCGAGGGCGGCGTGCGTACCGTGCGCATCCGGCGGGTGCACCTGGAGGAGGACACCGGGCGCCTGGTGCACCCCGACGATCCTGCCCGGGGCAGTCTGATCGACTACAACCGCTCGGGTGTGCCGCTGATGGAGATCGTGACCGAACCCGACCTGCGCTCGCCCGCCGAGGCGCGCGACTTCCTCGTGGCCCTGCGGCGGCTGCTGCAGTTCGCCCGCATCAGCACGGGGCGCATGGAGGAGGGCACCCTGCGCTGCGATGCCAACGTCTCGCTGCGGCGCCCGGGCAGCGCGTGGGGCACCCGCACCGAGGTCAAGAACATGAACTCGCTGCGGGCGGTTGAGCGCGCCCTGGCGTTCGAGGTGGCGCGCCAGCGGGCCGTGCTGGAGCAGGGCGGCGAGGTGGTGCAGGAGACACGCCACTGGGACGAGCGGCGCGAGGTCACCTTCGCATCCCGCACCAAGGAGGAAGCGCAGGACTACCGGTACTTCCCAGAGCCCGACCTGGTTCCCATCGTCGTGGACGAGGCCTGGCTGGCGGCGATCCGCGCCTCGCTCCCGGAACTGCCCGCCGCCCGGCGTGCGCGCTTCGTGGCCGCCTACGGGCTCTCGCCGTACGACGCTGACCTGCTCACCGCGACGCCGGCCACCGCCGACCTGTTCGAGCAGACCGTGGCCCGCTACCCCGCGCCCAAGACCGTGGCCAACTGGCTGCTGGGCGAGGTGGCCGGCTACCTGAACGAGCACGGCCTGGAGCTCGAGCAGGTGCCGCTGTCCGCCGAGCGGCTGGCTGCGTTGCTGCGCCTCATCGAGCAGGGACACCTCAGCGGCCGGATGGCCAAAGAGGTGCTGGTGGAGATGCTGGCGCACGACCGCGATCCGGTCGCGATCGTGGAGGCCAGGGGGCTGCGCCAGATCAGCGACGACGCCACCCTGCGCGCGGTGATCGACCGCGTGCTGGCTGAGCATCCCGGGCCGGTGGCCGACGTCCGCGCGGGGAAGGACAAGGCGCTGACGTTCCTGATCGGGCAGGTGATGCGCGCCACGCAGGGGCGGGCCAATCCCGAGGTCGTCCACCGGCTGCTCCGCGAGCGGTTAGGACGGGCGTGA
- a CDS encoding ABC transporter ATP-binding protein — MAEPLLSVRNLKTYFYTDEGVVRAVDGLSYDLHKGETLGIVGESGCGKSVHALSIMRLIPTPPGKIVEGEIWFEGRDLLKLTDEEMRRIRGNRIAMIFQEPMTSLNPVLTIGEQIAEAVMLHQKLDRRAAWERAIEMLERVKIPLARERVKDYPHQFSGGMRQRVMIAMALSCNPSILIADEPTTALDVTIQAQILDLIRELQQEFHMAVIMITHNLGVVAEMCDDVVVMYAGKPVEHADVRRIFRDPKHPYTWGLLHSVPKLYERRERLIPIEGQPPSLIDLPPGCAFAPRCPFAMEICVQENPPDYPVGPDHTAKCYLYSEHASEEDKRAAAQAGLAVSTRGV; from the coding sequence GTGGCAGAGCCGTTGCTGTCGGTGCGCAATCTGAAGACGTACTTCTACACCGACGAGGGCGTGGTGCGGGCGGTGGACGGTCTCTCCTACGACCTCCACAAGGGCGAGACGCTGGGCATCGTGGGCGAGTCCGGGTGCGGCAAGAGCGTCCACGCGCTGTCCATCATGCGGCTCATCCCCACGCCGCCCGGGAAGATCGTGGAGGGCGAGATCTGGTTCGAGGGGCGCGACCTCCTCAAGCTCACCGACGAGGAGATGCGCCGCATCCGGGGCAACCGCATCGCCATGATCTTCCAGGAGCCGATGACCTCGCTCAACCCGGTGCTGACCATCGGCGAGCAGATCGCCGAGGCGGTCATGCTGCACCAGAAGCTCGACCGGCGCGCGGCCTGGGAGCGGGCCATCGAGATGCTGGAGCGGGTGAAGATCCCCCTGGCCCGGGAGCGCGTCAAGGACTACCCGCACCAGTTCTCGGGCGGCATGCGCCAGCGGGTGATGATCGCCATGGCGCTGTCGTGCAACCCGTCGATCCTGATCGCCGACGAGCCCACCACCGCCCTGGACGTGACGATCCAGGCGCAGATCCTCGACCTGATCCGGGAACTCCAGCAGGAGTTCCACATGGCGGTCATCATGATCACCCACAACCTGGGTGTCGTGGCCGAGATGTGCGACGACGTGGTGGTGATGTACGCCGGCAAGCCGGTGGAGCACGCCGACGTGCGGCGGATCTTCCGGGACCCCAAGCACCCCTACACGTGGGGCCTGCTGCACTCGGTGCCCAAGCTCTACGAGCGGCGTGAGCGCCTGATCCCCATCGAAGGGCAGCCGCCGTCGCTCATCGACCTGCCGCCGGGCTGCGCGTTCGCCCCGCGCTGTCCCTTCGCCATGGAGATCTGCGTGCAGGAGAACCCCCCCGACTACCCCGTCGGCCCGGACCACACCGCCAAGTGCTACCTCTACTCGGAGCACGCCAGCGAGGAAGACAAGCGCGCGGCGGCCCAGGCCGGGCTGGCGGTCTCGACCCGCGGCGTGTAG
- the gatC gene encoding Asp-tRNA(Asn)/Glu-tRNA(Gln) amidotransferase subunit GatC, whose amino-acid sequence MIDRETVAHVAHLARLALTEEERQRFVEQLGRILEYIARLNALDLTDVPPTTHVVPMVNVFRADVVRPSLAREEVLAAAPAHADGFFVVPRVLEAAADDG is encoded by the coding sequence ATGATCGATCGTGAGACGGTCGCCCACGTGGCCCACCTGGCCCGGCTGGCCCTGACGGAGGAGGAGCGCCAGCGGTTCGTCGAGCAGCTGGGCCGCATCCTGGAGTACATCGCGCGCCTCAACGCCCTGGACCTGACCGACGTACCGCCCACGACGCACGTGGTGCCGATGGTCAACGTCTTCCGGGCCGACGTGGTGCGGCCGTCGCTGGCGCGCGAGGAGGTGCTGGCCGCGGCGCCGGCGCACGCCGACGGGTTCTTCGTCGTGCCGCGGGTCCTGGAGGCAGCGGCGGACGATGGATGA
- a CDS encoding dipeptide ABC transporter ATP-binding protein translates to MATNGDVILEVKNLVKHFPITKGFIFQRQVGAVKAVDGVSFSIRRGETLGLVGESGCGKTTTGRVILRLMEPTSGEVRFEGQNVLALNKEELRRMRRNMQIIFQDPYSSLNPRMTVGDIIGEPLEIHNLARGKEKVRRVQELLEVVGLSPYHANRYPHEFSGGQRQRIGIARALAVNPKLIICDEPVSALDVSIQAQVLNLLQELQKEFGLTYLFIAHDLSVVKHISDRIAVMYLGKIVEIADADELFANPQHPYTEALLSAVPIPDPTIRRERIILPGDVPSPVNPPRGCRFHTRCLYARESCKVNEQELVDVGGGHYVACEVLPFRHQRSKAAVVKAPTA, encoded by the coding sequence GTGGCGACCAACGGCGACGTCATCCTCGAGGTCAAGAACCTCGTCAAGCACTTCCCCATCACCAAGGGGTTCATCTTCCAGCGGCAGGTGGGCGCCGTCAAGGCCGTGGACGGCGTCTCGTTCTCGATCCGACGCGGCGAGACCCTGGGGCTGGTGGGCGAGTCGGGGTGCGGTAAGACCACCACCGGCCGGGTGATCCTGCGCCTGATGGAGCCCACATCCGGCGAGGTGCGCTTCGAGGGCCAGAACGTCCTGGCCCTGAACAAGGAAGAGCTGCGGCGGATGCGGCGCAACATGCAGATCATCTTCCAGGACCCGTACTCGTCGCTGAATCCCCGCATGACGGTGGGCGACATCATCGGCGAGCCCCTGGAGATCCACAACCTGGCCCGGGGCAAGGAGAAGGTGCGGCGCGTGCAGGAGCTGCTGGAGGTGGTGGGGCTCTCGCCCTACCACGCCAACCGCTACCCGCACGAGTTCTCAGGCGGACAGCGGCAGCGCATCGGCATCGCCCGGGCCCTGGCCGTGAACCCCAAGCTCATCATCTGCGACGAGCCCGTCTCGGCGCTGGACGTCTCCATCCAGGCCCAGGTCCTCAACCTGCTGCAGGAACTGCAGAAGGAGTTCGGCCTCACCTACCTGTTCATCGCCCACGACCTCTCGGTGGTCAAGCACATCAGCGACCGCATCGCGGTGATGTACCTGGGCAAGATCGTCGAGATCGCCGACGCCGACGAGCTGTTCGCCAACCCCCAGCACCCCTACACCGAGGCGCTGCTGTCGGCCGTGCCGATCCCGGATCCGACGATCCGGCGCGAGCGGATCATCCTGCCCGGCGACGTGCCCAGCCCCGTCAACCCGCCGCGGGGCTGCCGGTTCCACACCCGGTGCCTGTACGCCCGGGAGTCGTGCAAGGTCAACGAGCAGGAGCTGGTGGACGTCGGTGGCGGCCACTACGTGGCGTGCGAGGTGCTGCCGTTCCGCCACCAGCGCAGCAAGGCGGCCGTCGTCAAGGCGCCGACGGCGTAG